The Sorangiineae bacterium MSr11367 genome window below encodes:
- the hemA gene encoding glutamyl-tRNA reductase, which yields MTSILVLGLSHRTAPVDVRERFAANGDALPQVLARLSARPELRETLFLSTCNRVEVFSNAAGDPSTGRKRAIAAIREVLAEYAGVTPSDLAPYLYEKHGEDAVRHIFRVTASLDSMVLGEPQILGQVKDAYDAALAAGTLGHLLGRCVHRAFTVAKRVRSETALGAGLVSISSVAVDLARRIFGDLAGHTVLLVGAGEMAEAAAKSLGKGGKGIRVANRTLANAQALATSVGGTAAPWSALEEELVGADVVVTSTGATNYVITADMVKRVRRARKGRTLFFIDIAVPRNVDPNVHGLDNVYVFNVDDLQEQVAEGLKSRQKEVSLAEGIVNGELSDYVTWARSLDVQPAVVALRAKTRAVLLGELERTLAGRLKHLGEGDRAALEQMMESAVNKLLHAPTTRLKAGAVNGAESEEHVKTLKHLFDLPELPRTAEETRARMPREHEPHQRADDDERIPH from the coding sequence GTGACGTCGATTCTCGTTCTTGGTCTCTCGCATCGAACCGCACCCGTCGACGTGCGTGAGCGTTTTGCCGCCAACGGGGATGCCTTACCGCAGGTGCTGGCGCGCCTCTCGGCCCGTCCCGAGCTTCGGGAGACGTTGTTTCTCTCGACGTGCAATCGGGTCGAGGTCTTTTCCAACGCCGCGGGCGATCCTTCGACCGGGCGAAAGCGCGCCATTGCCGCCATTCGCGAAGTACTGGCGGAATACGCCGGGGTCACCCCGTCGGATCTCGCCCCCTACCTTTACGAGAAGCATGGCGAGGATGCGGTGCGCCACATCTTCCGCGTCACGGCCAGCCTCGACTCGATGGTTCTGGGAGAACCGCAGATCCTCGGTCAGGTCAAAGATGCCTACGACGCCGCCTTGGCGGCCGGCACACTCGGACACCTGCTCGGACGATGCGTGCACCGTGCCTTTACCGTGGCCAAGCGCGTGCGCAGTGAGACGGCGCTCGGGGCGGGGTTGGTCAGCATCAGCAGCGTGGCGGTGGATCTCGCGCGCCGGATCTTCGGCGATCTCGCGGGGCACACCGTGCTGCTCGTGGGCGCGGGGGAAATGGCGGAAGCCGCGGCCAAAAGCCTTGGAAAAGGCGGCAAAGGCATCCGCGTGGCGAACCGCACCTTGGCGAATGCGCAGGCCCTCGCGACATCGGTGGGCGGGACGGCGGCTCCGTGGAGCGCGCTCGAGGAAGAATTGGTCGGCGCGGACGTGGTGGTCACCAGCACGGGCGCGACGAACTACGTGATCACGGCGGACATGGTCAAACGCGTGCGCCGGGCACGCAAAGGCCGCACGTTGTTCTTCATCGACATCGCGGTCCCGCGCAACGTGGACCCGAACGTGCATGGCTTGGACAACGTGTACGTCTTCAACGTCGACGATCTTCAGGAACAAGTCGCCGAAGGCCTCAAGTCGCGCCAAAAAGAGGTGTCCCTGGCCGAGGGCATCGTCAACGGCGAGCTGTCGGATTACGTCACGTGGGCGCGCAGCCTCGATGTGCAACCGGCGGTGGTGGCGCTGCGGGCCAAGACGCGGGCCGTCCTCTTGGGCGAGCTCGAACGGACCTTGGCCGGGCGGCTGAAGCACCTGGGTGAGGGCGATCGCGCAGCGCTCGAGCAAATGATGGAGAGCGCGGTGAACAAGCTTCTCCACGCGCCCACGACGCGGCTCAAGGCCGGCGCCGTGAACGGTGCGGAGAGCGAAGAGCACGTGAAGACGCTCAAGCACCTTTTCGATCTTCCCGAGTTACCGCGGACCGCCGAAGAGACGCGGGCTCGTATGCCGCGCGAGCACGAGCCGCACCAAAGAGCGGATGACGACGAGCGCATCCCGCATTAG
- the ccsA gene encoding cytochrome c biogenesis protein CcsA, whose translation MAFASDFFFVLTAASYLVATVLFIRYLAGAHGGRLDEMVTSAPQFVLVGALLHAGHILLSSLVLNMWPVEEMHFGMSLLSMLACAVYLVARRRYRIDGLGALVAPLALTFLLASRIAAIGSQEPTARIKSAILPLHVTVNLLGEALFTLAFCAAVAYLVQENRLKTKRVGGLFQRLPPLDALDKAEHVFLMSGFPLLTIGILTGTVWARRMEATGSAEMARAAFSYLTWILFASVLVLRAVAGWRGRRAAYGTIAGFGFAVLVLLIYLLRGPLPVHDLQAFAGI comes from the coding sequence ATGGCCTTCGCGTCCGACTTTTTCTTCGTCCTCACGGCGGCGAGCTACCTCGTGGCAACGGTGCTCTTCATCCGCTACCTCGCGGGCGCGCACGGCGGCCGTCTGGACGAGATGGTGACGTCGGCGCCGCAGTTCGTGCTGGTGGGGGCGCTGCTGCACGCGGGGCACATCCTGCTCTCGTCGCTGGTTCTCAACATGTGGCCCGTCGAAGAGATGCACTTCGGCATGAGCCTTCTGTCGATGCTCGCCTGCGCGGTGTACCTGGTCGCGCGCCGCCGTTACCGCATCGATGGCCTCGGGGCGTTGGTCGCGCCGTTGGCGCTAACGTTTTTGCTCGCATCGCGCATCGCCGCCATTGGAAGCCAGGAGCCCACGGCGCGGATCAAAAGCGCGATCTTGCCGCTGCACGTCACCGTGAACTTGCTCGGAGAAGCGCTGTTCACGCTGGCCTTTTGCGCAGCGGTTGCGTACCTGGTGCAGGAAAACCGGCTCAAGACGAAGCGGGTGGGCGGCCTCTTTCAGCGCCTGCCACCGCTCGATGCCCTCGACAAGGCCGAGCATGTGTTCCTCATGTCGGGCTTTCCGCTGCTGACCATCGGGATCCTCACCGGCACCGTGTGGGCTCGCCGCATGGAGGCCACGGGCTCGGCGGAGATGGCACGCGCCGCGTTCAGTTATCTCACCTGGATCTTGTTTGCCTCAGTGCTGGTACTTCGGGCGGTCGCCGGCTGGCGCGGTCGTCGGGCGGCGTACGGCACGATTGCGGGCTTTGGCTTCGCCGTTCTCGTGCTTCTTATCTATCTCCTCCGGGGACCGTTGCCGGTCCACGATTTGCAGGCTTTCGCGGGGATCTAA
- a CDS encoding FAD-dependent oxidoreductase, translated as MPLPPTFEVRLTEKRQLSPAVRELTFERHDGAPFAFEAGQWISLILPRPDGEIRRSYSIASPPSPTPSFQLAITHVEGGPGSTYLHDLAPGSLLRAVGPQGFFTRPLDKTGPSLFVATGTGVTPLRSMMHAAKTAGHTLPMWLVFGVRHEDDILYRDEFEALVREHANIRFLPTLSRGSEMWGGRRGYVQTHIPELWSELAGLGLGLPHTYICGLKRMVSTVRDLLRKELNATREQVHSERYD; from the coding sequence GTGCCGCTACCGCCGACCTTCGAAGTTCGCCTGACCGAAAAGCGCCAGCTCTCCCCTGCCGTTCGAGAGCTCACGTTCGAGCGCCACGATGGCGCTCCTTTCGCGTTCGAGGCCGGTCAGTGGATCAGCCTGATCCTGCCACGACCCGATGGCGAAATCCGTCGCAGCTATTCGATCGCATCGCCGCCGTCGCCGACGCCGAGCTTCCAGCTCGCCATCACCCACGTGGAAGGCGGTCCGGGTTCGACGTACCTCCACGATCTCGCGCCCGGCTCGCTGCTCCGCGCGGTGGGGCCGCAGGGCTTCTTCACCCGGCCGCTCGACAAGACCGGGCCCTCGCTGTTCGTCGCCACGGGAACGGGGGTCACGCCGCTGCGAAGCATGATGCACGCTGCGAAGACCGCCGGGCACACGTTGCCCATGTGGCTCGTGTTCGGCGTGCGGCACGAAGACGACATTCTCTACCGCGACGAGTTCGAAGCCCTGGTCCGCGAGCACGCGAACATCCGCTTCCTGCCGACGCTTTCGCGCGGGAGCGAGATGTGGGGCGGACGTCGCGGTTACGTGCAGACACACATCCCGGAGCTCTGGAGCGAGCTCGCAGGCCTGGGTCTCGGCCTACCGCACACGTACATCTGTGGCCTGAAGCGAATGGTCAGCACCGTCCGCGATCTGTTGCGCAAAGAGCTGAACGCCACGCGCGAACAAGTCCACTCGGAGCGCTACGATTAG
- a CDS encoding phosphatidylcholine/phosphatidylserine synthase, whose translation MVAPRRKLDLRKTLFLLPNMITLSSIFCGFDSIRISARAGADGDDFYRASILLVFALFFDLIDGRVARLTKTQSAFGLQIDSLADVISFAVAPGILIYNWSLYQKGTLGLVVAFAFVAGGAVRLARFNVLTMGEGGKPTKPGKYIVGLVVPGAAGMLISLVVANHAVEGALAGPKYVWVIMALTLFLTFLMVSTIKFRSFKDLRLNARSVALVAFAVGSSLVVSLRYKPAFVLIWLLSFYVGIGLIEMVLTLPKRRRERAKARASAPPTT comes from the coding sequence ATGGTTGCGCCCCGTCGAAAGCTCGATCTCAGGAAGACCCTCTTCTTGCTCCCCAACATGATCACGCTTTCGAGCATTTTCTGCGGGTTCGATTCGATTCGAATCAGCGCACGTGCCGGGGCGGATGGGGATGACTTCTACCGTGCGTCCATCCTTCTGGTGTTCGCGCTGTTCTTCGACCTGATCGACGGTCGCGTTGCTCGGCTCACCAAGACGCAGAGCGCCTTCGGTCTGCAGATCGATTCGCTGGCCGACGTCATTTCGTTCGCGGTTGCGCCTGGCATTCTCATCTACAACTGGTCGCTCTATCAGAAGGGCACGCTGGGGCTGGTGGTGGCCTTCGCCTTCGTGGCGGGTGGTGCGGTTCGCCTGGCGCGTTTCAACGTGCTGACCATGGGCGAAGGCGGCAAGCCGACGAAGCCGGGCAAGTACATCGTGGGCCTGGTGGTGCCGGGAGCGGCCGGCATGTTGATCTCGCTGGTGGTGGCCAATCACGCCGTCGAAGGTGCGCTGGCAGGGCCCAAGTACGTGTGGGTCATCATGGCGCTCACGCTGTTTTTGACGTTCTTGATGGTATCGACCATCAAGTTCCGCTCGTTCAAGGACCTGCGCCTCAACGCGCGCTCCGTGGCGCTGGTGGCCTTTGCCGTCGGCTCCAGCTTGGTCGTGTCACTGCGCTACAAGCCGGCGTTCGTGCTCATCTGGTTGCTCTCGTTCTACGTGGGCATCGGGCTCATCGAGATGGTGCTCACGTTGCCGAAGCGCCGTCGCGAGCGCGCCAAGGCCCGTGCGAGCGCACCGCCCACCACGTAG
- a CDS encoding HEAT repeat domain-containing protein, translated as MLDEIHYYRERARQAASRGNYDDAILALITIAQQTQISENEYLSILRPLEAAMSKRGDARSALTVQWYLSQSERSQSERSGRGVEASLGYDLRLLHDVPPVDRARTMAATGDVAAAGREMEEAGLVAAAAIYREKAGQWQEARALWSRLSQVLRGPRGAGGAAPERGIRNADAYHAALAQFNLARCAKQCNDAGQARDAIVAAVRLLEEAADHFESVGQRERAFDCFQVLVQIGREGGMFENILEGYVNCIRILREDHLKYFALQYFEDALSVAKEHKEYSAAATLAREAAEYARALSLHSASTYYTTVQAELWHDVAVQQIERGGPPEIAENALLAAIVSLGELGQFVRVGALYEELSRMDLEPVRKAHYARAAGRYAGVRDEMLNAAQLPSHLRQDNHVTEVWHLDLVEWEQQGSAAEACADLLLNPALPDLIRRKALLTRLTAFAVEPVPTSGAIMSEGPSDAAATNARVRLCEQLSQLQMYAVLSPLERLFTRPERQVRVAVMTAMQSLFFKRSFVTVRAGLTDPDPAVVEHAARAVESLYFPHAFDPLARIVRESSQPPIRAAALRALAHVDSREAAEFLLGILEHGAPIDRHATLEGLKRTRGARFVELARASISSSPPDVQHALREILRARGIAA; from the coding sequence ATGCTGGACGAGATCCATTACTACCGGGAACGGGCGCGTCAGGCGGCCTCCCGCGGAAATTATGACGACGCGATTCTGGCGCTGATCACCATCGCGCAGCAGACGCAGATTTCGGAGAACGAGTACCTCTCCATCCTGCGCCCGCTCGAAGCCGCCATGTCGAAGCGCGGCGATGCACGCAGCGCGCTGACGGTGCAGTGGTACCTGTCGCAGTCCGAGCGATCGCAATCGGAGCGCAGCGGTCGCGGGGTCGAGGCCTCGCTGGGTTACGATTTGCGCCTGCTGCACGATGTGCCGCCCGTGGATCGCGCGCGCACGATGGCCGCCACCGGGGACGTGGCGGCCGCGGGGCGTGAGATGGAAGAGGCGGGCCTCGTGGCTGCGGCGGCGATCTACCGCGAGAAGGCAGGGCAGTGGCAGGAGGCGCGCGCGCTCTGGTCGCGTCTCTCGCAGGTGCTCCGCGGCCCGCGTGGGGCCGGCGGCGCGGCGCCTGAACGAGGCATCCGCAACGCAGACGCGTACCATGCGGCGCTCGCGCAGTTCAACCTCGCGCGGTGCGCGAAGCAGTGCAACGACGCCGGGCAAGCGCGCGATGCCATCGTGGCCGCGGTGCGCTTGCTCGAAGAGGCGGCGGACCACTTCGAATCGGTGGGGCAGCGCGAGCGGGCCTTCGATTGCTTCCAGGTGCTCGTTCAAATCGGGCGCGAAGGTGGCATGTTCGAGAACATCCTCGAGGGCTACGTCAATTGCATCCGCATCCTGCGCGAGGATCACCTGAAGTACTTCGCGCTGCAGTACTTCGAGGATGCGCTCTCCGTCGCCAAGGAGCACAAGGAGTACTCGGCCGCGGCCACGCTCGCGCGCGAGGCCGCCGAGTATGCGCGCGCGCTGTCGTTGCACTCCGCGAGCACGTACTACACGACGGTGCAGGCGGAGCTGTGGCACGACGTGGCCGTGCAGCAGATCGAGCGCGGCGGACCCCCGGAAATTGCCGAAAATGCGCTGCTCGCGGCCATCGTTTCGCTGGGTGAGCTCGGGCAATTCGTGCGGGTCGGTGCGCTCTACGAAGAGCTGAGTCGCATGGACCTCGAGCCTGTGCGCAAGGCGCATTACGCGCGCGCGGCGGGGCGCTATGCCGGCGTGCGCGACGAGATGCTCAATGCGGCGCAGCTCCCCTCGCACCTGCGGCAGGACAACCACGTCACTGAAGTGTGGCACCTCGATCTCGTCGAGTGGGAGCAACAAGGCAGCGCCGCGGAGGCGTGCGCGGACCTCTTGCTCAACCCGGCCCTGCCCGATTTGATCCGGCGCAAAGCGCTGCTCACGCGCCTGACCGCGTTCGCCGTGGAGCCGGTACCCACGAGCGGCGCCATCATGAGCGAGGGGCCGAGCGACGCGGCCGCGACGAATGCGCGCGTGCGGTTGTGCGAGCAGCTTTCGCAGCTGCAGATGTACGCGGTGCTGTCACCGCTCGAGCGGTTGTTCACGAGGCCGGAGCGGCAGGTCCGCGTGGCGGTGATGACCGCCATGCAGTCGCTGTTCTTCAAGCGGAGCTTCGTCACCGTGCGCGCGGGGCTCACGGATCCGGATCCCGCTGTGGTGGAGCACGCGGCGCGCGCGGTGGAGTCGCTCTATTTCCCGCATGCGTTCGACCCACTCGCGCGCATCGTGCGCGAGTCATCACAACCGCCCATCCGTGCGGCTGCGCTGCGTGCGCTCGCGCATGTCGATTCACGTGAAGCCGCGGAGTTCCTTTTGGGCATCCTAGAGCACGGCGCGCCGATCGATCGGCATGCCACGTTGGAAGGACTCAAGCGTACGCGCGGTGCCCGTTTCGTAGAGCTTGCGCGTGCATCCATTTCTTCGAGCCCGCCCGACGTACAGCATGCGCTGCGCGAGATTTTGCGCGCGCGCGGTATTGCAGCTTAA
- a CDS encoding DUF3224 domain-containing protein, which translates to MSHHARGQFHVTKNAQPPYDTDDGVILGRTTIQKQFEGDLEGTSVVEMLSAIAPVPESMAYVAIERVRGRLHGKSGSFVLQHTGSMNRGNSSLIITVVPDTGTEALKGIAGSMSIDFADGQRTYAFDYTLAD; encoded by the coding sequence ATGAGTCACCACGCCCGCGGTCAATTCCACGTCACCAAAAATGCGCAGCCTCCGTACGACACGGACGACGGCGTCATCCTCGGTCGTACGACGATCCAAAAGCAGTTCGAGGGCGACCTCGAAGGCACCAGCGTGGTCGAGATGCTCAGCGCCATTGCTCCCGTCCCCGAATCGATGGCCTACGTGGCCATCGAGCGGGTGCGCGGGCGTCTGCACGGAAAGAGCGGCAGTTTCGTTCTGCAGCACACGGGGTCGATGAACCGCGGCAACTCGTCGCTGATCATCACCGTGGTGCCCGACACGGGGACCGAGGCCCTGAAGGGCATCGCCGGCAGCATGAGCATCGACTTCGCCGATGGGCAGCGCACCTACGCGTTCGACTACACCCTGGCCGACTGA
- a CDS encoding DUF3105 domain-containing protein, with protein sequence MRRPSRWLRGLVVLASTAVFAPLAVVACGDDDKSAPNTPGGDGGVPADALVDSTTRYVVPDAACEIVIDQYPLLASPHVEKSVEIAYNSNPPSSGPHDQKWAAFQEFTDPVPRRNYVHDLEHGAVAFLYRCDLPGAGDCNAITELFRSTVSSQPNDPICANETKRVRTVITPDPLLDFPIAASAWGWTYRARCIDPASLADFVRDHYGKGPEVLCAPGVDHF encoded by the coding sequence ATGCGACGCCCTTCTCGTTGGCTTCGCGGGCTCGTCGTCCTAGCTTCCACCGCGGTGTTCGCACCGCTGGCCGTCGTCGCGTGCGGCGACGATGACAAGAGCGCACCGAACACGCCGGGGGGCGATGGGGGCGTCCCCGCGGATGCACTGGTCGACAGCACCACGCGCTACGTCGTGCCCGATGCCGCGTGCGAGATCGTCATCGACCAGTACCCCTTGCTTGCTTCGCCGCACGTCGAAAAGAGCGTCGAGATTGCCTACAACTCGAACCCACCGTCGAGCGGCCCGCACGATCAAAAGTGGGCCGCGTTCCAGGAGTTCACCGACCCAGTGCCGCGGCGAAACTACGTGCACGATCTGGAGCACGGCGCCGTCGCGTTCCTGTACCGGTGCGACCTCCCCGGCGCGGGCGATTGCAACGCCATCACCGAGCTATTTCGCTCCACGGTGAGCAGCCAGCCAAACGATCCGATCTGCGCGAACGAAACGAAGCGCGTGCGCACCGTCATCACGCCCGATCCGCTGCTCGACTTCCCCATTGCCGCTTCCGCATGGGGTTGGACGTACCGCGCACGCTGCATCGATCCCGCGAGCCTCGCGGACTTCGTGCGCGATCACTATGGAAAAGGTCCCGAGGTGCTTTGCGCCCCCGGGGTCGATCACTTCTGA
- a CDS encoding 1-acyl-sn-glycerol-3-phosphate acyltransferase produces the protein MARKIVTYLLWTFLGLTSVLCLLVAAVLWVVTAPFDRQRRVNHMWSCAWASMYAVFYPGWKVRTIHRDRIKPGQAYVLAANHTSIADIVLLFTLFRQFKWVSKRENFNMPILGWNMWLSQYIPLVRGDANSTRTMLERCRALLQNGMSIMMFPEGTRSRDGRVQPFKHGAFSLAHEAGVPVVPIAIHGGHALIPKHGTTFAATAELTVEVLEPVPSDQFEDVTDFARAVRGRIVDALALHDSTFALGFDGAIPTENEASDGPG, from the coding sequence ATGGCGCGCAAGATCGTCACGTACCTTCTCTGGACCTTCCTCGGCCTCACGTCGGTGCTCTGCCTTCTCGTCGCCGCCGTTCTCTGGGTGGTGACTGCGCCCTTCGATCGCCAGCGCCGTGTCAACCACATGTGGTCGTGCGCCTGGGCGAGCATGTACGCGGTGTTCTATCCCGGTTGGAAGGTCCGCACGATCCATCGCGATCGCATCAAGCCGGGGCAAGCGTACGTGCTGGCGGCGAACCACACGTCCATCGCGGACATCGTGCTGCTCTTCACGTTGTTCCGTCAGTTCAAGTGGGTCTCCAAGCGCGAGAACTTCAACATGCCGATCCTCGGCTGGAACATGTGGCTCTCCCAGTACATCCCGCTCGTGCGCGGTGATGCGAACAGCACGCGGACCATGTTGGAGCGATGCCGCGCCCTGCTGCAGAACGGCATGAGCATCATGATGTTCCCCGAGGGCACCCGCTCACGCGATGGGCGTGTGCAGCCGTTCAAGCACGGCGCCTTCTCCCTTGCTCACGAAGCGGGCGTTCCCGTCGTGCCGATCGCCATCCACGGCGGGCACGCGCTCATCCCGAAGCATGGGACCACCTTTGCGGCGACCGCCGAGCTCACCGTCGAAGTGCTCGAGCCGGTTCCGTCGGACCAATTCGAGGACGTGACCGACTTCGCCCGTGCCGTGCGCGGCCGCATCGTCGATGCGCTCGCCCTGCACGACAGCACGTTCGCGCTGGGCTTCGACGGGGCCATTCCCACCGAGAACGAAGCCTCGGACGGGCCCGGCTAG
- a CDS encoding 2-dehydropantoate 2-reductase: MHEGTQSKQRVLVVGCGGLGGIVAASLLEHSGELVDVTGLTRNRAVTHAIQERGFVLRGVDGLRTVRGRAVNELAPDTAPFDWIVLSTQPTQVEDAARNVVPFLAPHGAMVCLQNGLCEDRVAAIAGPERVFGAVVAWGGSMVEPGVYDRTAAGGFTLGRIDGKADDRLMKLAMLLEPIGPVSTTTNLAGARWSKLAINCAISTLGTLGGKPLGSLMLHRFVRRLGLEIITEAVAVARAEKVRLEKVAGTLDIDWIALTEAERQVSGSPGLVAKHGMLLAVGARYRRLRSSMLAAIERGQPPAVDFLNGEVTVRGHKLGISTPFNREACNMVHAIAAGKMKSGIAALEEFARRVPDLEPR; the protein is encoded by the coding sequence GTGCACGAAGGTACGCAATCCAAGCAACGTGTCCTCGTCGTCGGATGCGGAGGGCTCGGTGGCATCGTCGCCGCGTCCCTCCTCGAACATAGCGGCGAGTTGGTCGATGTGACCGGCCTCACGCGCAACCGCGCGGTGACGCACGCCATCCAGGAGCGCGGCTTCGTCCTGCGCGGTGTGGATGGCCTGCGCACGGTGCGCGGTCGCGCGGTGAACGAGCTCGCGCCCGACACCGCGCCGTTCGATTGGATCGTCCTGTCCACGCAGCCTACCCAGGTGGAAGATGCCGCGCGCAACGTCGTGCCCTTCCTTGCGCCGCACGGCGCCATGGTCTGCCTTCAAAATGGCCTCTGCGAGGATCGCGTGGCCGCCATCGCCGGGCCGGAGCGGGTCTTCGGTGCCGTCGTGGCGTGGGGCGGATCCATGGTCGAACCCGGTGTCTACGATCGCACCGCCGCCGGAGGTTTCACCCTCGGCCGCATCGACGGCAAGGCCGACGATCGGCTGATGAAGCTCGCGATGCTTCTCGAGCCCATCGGCCCCGTCTCGACGACGACCAACTTGGCCGGCGCGCGCTGGAGCAAGCTGGCCATCAACTGCGCCATCTCCACCTTGGGCACCTTGGGCGGCAAGCCTCTGGGCAGCTTGATGCTTCACCGGTTCGTCCGGCGCCTCGGGCTCGAGATCATCACCGAGGCCGTGGCCGTGGCCCGGGCGGAGAAGGTTCGGCTGGAAAAGGTCGCGGGTACCCTCGACATCGACTGGATTGCCCTCACCGAGGCCGAACGGCAAGTCAGCGGTTCGCCCGGGCTCGTGGCGAAGCATGGAATGCTCCTCGCTGTCGGTGCGCGTTATCGCCGGCTGCGTTCCTCCATGCTGGCCGCCATCGAGCGGGGCCAGCCGCCGGCGGTCGACTTCCTGAACGGGGAAGTCACCGTTCGTGGGCACAAGCTTGGAATTTCTACCCCTTTCAACCGCGAAGCCTGCAACATGGTGCACGCCATTGCGGCCGGAAAGATGAAATCCGGGATCGCGGCGCTCGAAGAGTTCGCGCGGCGCGTCCCCGACCTCGAACCTCGTTAA
- the dusB gene encoding tRNA dihydrouridine synthase DusB, translating into MSASPVNVSELLRNRPVVLAPMEDVTDVVFRRLCRGFGSTIEVTEFVNVEGLLRGCRNARRKISLAEDDTHTAIQIYGSNPERLAEAARVAEEARPAFIDINCGCWVPKIAGRGAGAGWLRNPEAMVAMARLVVQSVSLPVTVKTRIGYGPESDMPIVDLARRLEDVGVAALTVHCRTAAMGHKGAADWAWAARAQSVVSIPVIVNGDVRSADDAERALAETHCAGVMVGRRAIEHPWVFREIAQRFQGKPVLPPTAEERLALCRDHLRANVEFRGEPHGVRVTRRHLTGYLSGLPGASAMRQRLFQTDSLTECVDFLEESAARAA; encoded by the coding sequence ATGTCTGCCAGCCCCGTCAACGTCTCCGAACTATTGCGCAATCGCCCCGTCGTCCTCGCGCCGATGGAGGACGTCACCGACGTCGTCTTTCGTCGACTGTGCCGGGGGTTCGGGTCCACCATCGAGGTGACCGAGTTCGTGAACGTCGAAGGGCTGCTTCGCGGCTGCCGAAACGCGCGCCGGAAGATCTCGCTGGCGGAAGACGACACGCACACGGCCATTCAGATCTACGGCTCCAACCCGGAGCGCCTCGCCGAGGCGGCGCGGGTGGCCGAGGAAGCGCGGCCCGCGTTCATCGACATCAACTGCGGATGCTGGGTGCCGAAGATCGCAGGGCGTGGTGCCGGTGCGGGCTGGCTGCGCAACCCGGAGGCCATGGTGGCCATGGCCCGCCTCGTCGTGCAGAGCGTCTCGCTCCCGGTCACGGTGAAGACGCGGATTGGGTACGGGCCCGAATCGGACATGCCCATCGTCGATCTCGCGCGCCGCTTGGAGGACGTGGGCGTCGCCGCGCTCACGGTCCACTGCCGCACGGCCGCCATGGGTCACAAGGGCGCTGCCGATTGGGCGTGGGCAGCCCGCGCGCAGAGCGTCGTGTCCATTCCGGTCATCGTGAACGGCGACGTGCGCAGCGCCGACGATGCCGAGCGCGCGCTCGCCGAAACGCATTGTGCGGGCGTCATGGTCGGGCGCCGCGCCATCGAGCACCCGTGGGTCTTTCGCGAAATTGCCCAGCGCTTTCAGGGCAAGCCGGTGTTGCCTCCGACGGCCGAAGAACGGCTCGCGCTCTGCCGTGATCATCTCCGTGCCAACGTGGAGTTCCGCGGCGAGCCTCACGGCGTGCGGGTCACGCGGCGTCATCTGACGGGTTACCTCTCCGGTTTGCCGGGCGCGTCGGCGATGCGCCAGCGATTGTTCCAGACGGACTCGCTCACCGAGTGCGTCGACTTCCTTGAGGAAAGCGCCGCGCGGGCGGCTTGA
- a CDS encoding 1-acyl-sn-glycerol-3-phosphate acyltransferase — protein sequence MLVSNHRSFFDLYVVTGYLVKRGLPHRILFPVRSNFFYDHPLGPVVNGVMSFFAMYPPVFRDRKRQGLNLAGIEEVASLLRRGGVFVGLHPEGARNKGDDPYALLPAQSGVGRIIHRARAQVIPVFVNGLTNDIVRQIGSNVTRTGRKVVVAFGAPVDFGGLLEEAPSPRVFRRVSERACEAIAALGDQERAIRGRLEGGLASGGSSR from the coding sequence GTGCTCGTGTCCAACCACCGCAGCTTTTTCGATCTGTACGTGGTCACCGGCTACCTCGTAAAGCGTGGGCTGCCGCATCGCATCCTCTTCCCGGTGCGGTCGAATTTCTTTTACGACCATCCGCTCGGCCCAGTCGTGAACGGTGTCATGAGTTTCTTCGCCATGTACCCACCGGTGTTCCGCGATCGCAAACGCCAGGGGCTCAATCTTGCGGGCATCGAGGAAGTGGCGTCGCTCCTTCGACGCGGTGGCGTGTTCGTGGGGTTGCATCCGGAGGGGGCGCGCAACAAAGGCGACGATCCGTACGCGCTCTTGCCCGCGCAGAGCGGGGTGGGGCGCATCATCCACCGCGCCCGCGCGCAGGTGATTCCCGTATTCGTGAACGGGCTCACGAACGACATCGTTCGACAGATTGGCTCGAACGTCACGCGAACCGGGCGCAAAGTGGTGGTCGCGTTCGGTGCGCCGGTCGACTTTGGCGGCCTTTTGGAGGAGGCGCCCAGCCCGCGGGTCTTCCGGCGGGTTTCCGAGCGCGCGTGCGAAGCCATCGCCGCACTTGGCGACCAGGAACGCGCGATTCGCGGCCGTTTGGAGGGTGGGCTGGCGTCGGGAGGCTCGTCGCGCTAG